AGCCGCGCGAATTTGTTGTAGCTCATCACGCATCAAAGGTAAAAAGCGATAGCCTGCAAGTATGCCATATGCGAGTTTAGGTGGCAGTTTACATTGCTGCATAAGGCTTAGAATAAAATGAACCATGTTGGTCGTGAAAATAAACATAAACGATAAAGCAGCAAATGCTAGCATACGCAAGGTTAAAGATAAGGCGACGGTAACATTCTCTTTCGGTAATTCCCAAAAGAGAAATTGCATCGTCAACTGAGGATTATTTGGTTCATCTGCAAAGGCGACTGACGTCCAAAGCATGCCAATCGATAAAAGACAAATAACAAGAAAATAAAGCAGATACATTTTCCAAGCAACTTTTCCAAACAGGAAAGTGAGCAGTATGGTTAAAATACAATAAACAAGTGGAGTAAATGGATCAAACACGAATGTTAATAGGCAAACAGAAATAACGACAGTAATTGCTTTTATACTCGGATTGATGTTATTTAGCAATGTAGACATGGTAACCCTCCAAATGCCGTTTTAATTTGATCCGTGTCGGATAATCCAAATGCCATTTGTTTAAACACGGTCGTTCCCATAGCTGTTCAGGTGTTTCATCTATGACGATTTGGCCATTTTCCAATACGATAACCCGATCAGCATATTGATCGACAATGTCCATATCGTGCGTCACCATGATAATCGTTGTTCCATTTTTATATCGTTCCTCTAATAATCGCATCAGTTCACGGGTGGAGGCAGCGTCTTGCCCAAAGGTCGGCTCATCCAGGAACAAGATGTTTTGTTCATCGACAATCATGGTTGCCACACTAAGGCGGCGTTTTTGCCCTTGACTTAATGTATAAGGATGTCTATGCTCCATCCCTTGCAATTGGCAACTTTCTAATGTATGGAAAACTTTTTCTTTAATCGTTGTTTCGGGATATGTTCTCAAACGTAAAGTATAAGCAATTTCTTCAAACACACTATCTGTAATAAATTGGTGTTCTGGATTTTGAAATACATAGCCAATTTGTTGCCGTAATTCTTTTTGTTTCCAATGTTTAAGTAAACGATGGTTGACATATATTTCTCCTGTAGAAGGAGTTTCAATTCCTGCTAACAGCCGAGTCAACGTGGTTTTTCCACTGCCGTTCGCGCCGGTAATAGCAATAAACGACGGTCGCTCCAACGTACAAGTAATATGCTGTAATATTTGCCGCTTGTTTTTCGTTAGGTTCAAATGATGTGCTTCAAGCGCAGCCTTTGTATTTTGGTTTCTGGCAGGCGGTTTATCTAAATATTGCTGATCCAAATAAGACACATGTGCTGAAAAATCGTCATACGTTAGTGGGATAGACGTAAAAGTTGCTTGCTTGTTTGCTGCAGCGTTTAATACGAGCTCCGTAATTGGTGGAAGAGCGATCCCTTGTGATTGCAAAAGCGGAGCATGCTTCGTAATTGCTTTTGTTAAAGAACCATCAAAAATACATTGTCCCTGTCTTGATAATATACAAGCTCGTTGTATAAAAGAGACCCAGCCTTCTAGTTGATGTTCAATAACAATAAGTCCAATTTTCTTTTCCTGTTGGATGGTTTTCATCGTTTGGATAAATTCTTGCTTGGCTAACGGGTCTAAGTTAGCGGTAGGCTCATCTAAAATAACGAAATCTGGTTCGAGTGCTAAAACACAGGATAGGGCTAGCTTCTGTTTTTGTCCTCCTGAAAGAGAATGGATGGTAGCTTCTCTATGTTCCGTTAAATGAACGAGTTGTAATGCTTCATCGATTTTGGCTGCGATTTTTTCCCTTGGCGTATTTATATTTTCCAGTCCAAAAGCGATTTCATCCTCTACAGTTAACATACAAAATTGACTCTCAGGATCTTGAAATACGACACCGACATGCTTGCTGATTTCTCCAGGTTTTGTAGCTTGTACATTTTTATCGAAAATACGGACTTTTCCTTCCGTTTTTCCATCGAGTTCTCGAGGGTAGATCCCATTTAAGCAACAGGTTAACGTGCTTTTTCCACTTCCGCTCGGTCCAAGTAATAGCATCGTTTCACCAGCATTCAGATGAAAGGATAGTTTGCTGATAACGGCTTGTTCATGTCCTTCAAACCAAAGGGAAAGCTCGTTCACTTGTATCATGATACAGACCTCTCTTTATGCATTTGTTTACCCAGAGCAAAGCTGGACAGTACGCCCGTTTTTGCGAGGGAGTCACTAATTGCTTTTCCAAGCATACCAGAAATAATCGCCCCGCTTAGCATTCTAGCTACGAGCATGCTTATTACATAAGGTGTGCTTAAAGCCGCATAGCCACTACGAAAATAGCCCCAAATAAAACTTAAAATCGCTGCGCCTACTCCGGCAAGCATCAACACCCACAAGGAATAGCGTTTATACCTTGTAGCAGCAAAAGCTGTCTCAGCGCCAAGACCTTGAATGATCCCTGTCACAATAATAATCGGTCCCATCGCATTTCCTAATAGCATTTCAACGGTAGCTGCAATGGTTTCGGACAAAAACGCTGCACCAGGCTTCCGTAAAATATAAGCTGCAATAATGGATACGATAAACCAGATACCAAAAATAAAATCGTAACCTATAGGTCCCATAAAGGATGCAAGTAGCTTTCCTATAGGGAGAAAAGCTAAATAAACAATTCCAAATACGACCGATAACACGGACATGACAATGATTTCTTTTAATCGCCAATTATTCATTGTTGTCCACATCCTTTTTAGATGGACTATTAGCTGAGATCGTTACAGTCATAACTGTGTGGGAAGAATCGCTCTTTTCCATATTGGTGAATACTTGTTCCAAACCATTAAATACATCTTTTCCTTCTCCATCTAAACGAGTGGCATAGTGAATCGATGATACGTGGATACCTTCCTGCTTCATTGCTTCAATTTGACTGTAAATCATATCCATATAGTCGCCGCCGCCTAATGGATAGAGAGAAAATTTCCCAGCTATATTTTGTTGAATCTTGCTGCTTTGTGCTTCGTTTAATCTAATATCATCTTCTGCTAAGAAAACATCACCAGCGGAATCTCCAGGACAGCCTATGGAATACGTCCCGCTAAATACCACATGATGCCCAGTCTGAGCGGCATGGAGAAACAAAGCCTTGGTAACATCGAATACATGAACGATTTTCCCTCTGACACATGTTCCGACGTCTGTTGTTTTTACCCACACCTTTGATGTATCTACTTCTTCTAATGCTTTCATAATGACATGTACAAATTGATCTGTCATCGGGTAAAGTGCAAAATCGCATCCTGCAATTTTACTTTGGCTGCAAATAATGGTTTGATCTTTCATTCGTTCTTCCTCCCTAAAATTTTTATTAAGGTGTAGCCCTTTGATAGCACTACAAGGCTAACCAACTGTTCCTGAACATGGCCGCCTGGACTAATCATACCAAGAACAGTGTTTCGCCCAATTTTTTACATAAACAAAGGCGCGGGGCGCCCGTTTAGCAACATAGCGAATGGAACGAATCAACTAAAGATAAAGGAATCACGGTGAGGTAACGAACCGATGAGGCCTTATCGTAAGGCGATTTCGTGAAGTCGCCTAGTTGCTGGGCGCTGAAGCCGGACGTGGCTTCGGTTATTTCATTATCCATAAGCACCTAAGTTTATACTTTCTTATACATACAAAAAAACTGCATTCGCTGGGAATGCAGTCTTCGCCAATTATCATTTAACAGAATTTCTTGAGTGTAAGTTGGTCACGACTGCACTTCCCCACGCTAGTATTATCTAGATCGGGTAATAAGGGTCAGAATGATTCCTCTCAGCCATCTAAAATAGCTCCCCTAGTGCAATTAGCTATGCAATTTTAATCATACGTCATAGCGATTATAGTATAGAACGCCAAAGTTCACAACCAATTCGCCCGAAGTGCACAAATAGGTTGCTCGAAGTTCATAACTAAATCACCGCAGTTCACAATTCCATTCCGTATAAAAACAGTATCCTATTGCCTGTTTTTAAAATATTGTATCAAGGAAATATTTTAAGTTTAAAAACTTGTTTAATTATAAATAATTAGTTAATTAGGATAATATGAATGATATATAGAATGGAGAGCAGCTGAAGCTAAGCAAGGGGGAATTATTGTATGTATGATTACATAATCATCGGTGGAGGTATTGTAGGTTTAGCAACTGCATGGCAGATGAAAAAAAGCACCCCAAATCATCCATTGCCGTATTAGAGAAAGAAGTAGGATGGTAACCCATCAAACAGGAAGAAACAGTGGGGTCATTCATCCGTTATACCAAAAAGTGAGCCCTTTTACTTGGGGGTGTTCCAGTTCTCGTAACAGTAATTCCCCAATTTTTCCTTTATAAGGTAGCTGTTACCGCTACTATTGTTGATATATCCAGTAGTATGGACTGATATTACGGGACTCGTAGCTTTGCTTATTGTCGTAGCTAAAAGTTTAAAGAGAAATAATGGAAATTCCGTGTCAGAGCATGTTAGTTAGACAAATTTCGATAGTGCTGGTTGGATTTTAAAATCTAAATGATGCAGCCATACTTGAAAAATTCATTCAAAGGGCAAAAAGTCATATTCTCCCAACCAATCTATTCGCTTTCTTGTGTTATAATGGGATAAATAGGTCGTTAAAGGAGGTGAATATAAAATGATGGATTTAATAAATGAGCTCATTAATGATGCTTCACCAGTTTACTTTTATTTAAGCATCTTATTGACGATGGCGTCTGCATATTCGTTTACGGCTATTCAATTTGGTCATATGATGGATACGCACCACTTGCAAATAAGAGAGTATCATAATGAACGTTATCGCTTATTACCGATACAAGAACTATTCGGGATGTGCGATGAAATCTTTCAATGGGTCGTTAAAAAGGCAAGTCAAATAACTTCCCCAGATGATGATACAGACCACTCTCCCTTCTCGTTACAATTTATGGATTTATTACAACGAGGAGGAAAAATATGCACGATCATTTTATATTCACTTTTCTTAAGAAATACGGTGTTGTTAGTTTAACTTTACTTGTTCTGCTTACTGGATGTCAGGCAGATGGAGGAATGATGGGTTTTCAAAATCCTTTTCCCCCAATGATTAAGTATGTTGCTGGACTGTTTGGTGATGATTATGGCTTATCCATTGTTCTTATAACGGTGCTCATTCGTTTGCTGTTAATGCCGCTAGCATTTAAGCAAATCAAAAATGGGGCAAAAATGAAAGCAAAGATGAATCAAATGAAGCCAGACATGGATGCCCTGAAGCAGAAATATAAGAACAAACAAGATGCTGCCTCCAAAGCGGAAATGCAGCAAGAAATGATGCAGCTGTACAAAAAACATCAATTCAATCCATTAAGTTCCATGGGCTGTCTTCCGATGTTATTGCAATTCCCGGTTGTCATTGCGTTTTATCATGCGATTCGAAGCTCACAGGAGATAGCTTCGCACTCCTTTTTATGGTTCGATTTGGGGCAAGTGGACATGATTTTACCATTTGTTGCAGCAGCTGTTTATTTCTTGCAATCTCGTGTATCTTTGATTGGTATAGAGGAAAAACAAAAAAAGCAGATGGCCATAATGGGCTTAATATCTCCGATTATGATTGGGTTTATTTCGTTTAGTACACCAGCTGCACTTCCGTTATATTGGGCAGTGAGTGGTACGGTTCTCGTTTCACAAACCTTGCTTGCTAAAAAGTTGTATTATCGTGAGGATACAAAAGCGGAGAAGACCATGAGCAAGCAGGTAGAAACGTCATCGTCATAATACTGGTCTAGCCGAGGCTAAAACTAAAAGATCGGTTTTTTAGACAGGTATGTTCACACGAGACTCCATTGACTTTGCCTCAGGCATCTATATAATGAGTCCAGTATGATAGATTAAAATAAGAAGAGGTTCTTAGCTTAACCCTCTATAAAAAACGATAAACCACGGTGCCTTAGTGCCGTGGTTTTTTGCATCTCAAGAGAAAAGACATACTACAATTCTTAAACACTATGAAACAGTTTAAGCAAACAAAAGAGAGGATGATGTAAATATGAGTGGAAGGAAAGAAGCTGAATTATCAGGAGTGACTCTATTAGGCGGCCAAGATACTACCTATGCTTTTGACTATACACCAGAGATTTTGGAAGTGTTTGATAATAAGCACCCAAACCGGGAGTATTTGTTAAATTTAATTGCCCTGAGTTTACCACACTTTGTCCAAAGACGATGCAGCCTGATTTAGGTACGATTTACATTAGTTATATCCCAGATAAGAAAATGGTTGAAAGTAAATCATTGAAACTTTATTTATTCAGTTTTCGAAATCATGGAGATTTTCACGAGGATAGTGTGAATATTATTATGAATGACCTTATTCATTAATGGCTCCACGTTATATTGAAGTTTGGGGGAAATTTACCCCCCGTGGAGGAATTTCCATAGATCCATATTGTAATTATGGAAAACATGGAACAAAGTTTGCGCAAATGGCTGAACAAAGACTTTGGAACCATGATATGCATCCAGAGAAAATAGATAATCGTTAAAGTTTTTAGAGGGTTAAGCTAGGGTTTTGCTTTTTTAAAAAGGAAGAGGAATGGGATGTTTATTTACTTTAATGCAATGTTTGTAGGTCTGTTGTTGTTATCTAATATATTAGCAGTAAAATTATTTCAAATTGGCCTCTTCATTTTTCCCGGGGCTGTAATTGTGTACGTGATTACGTATTTACTTACGGACGTAATTGGGGAAGTGTATGGAAAAGAAGCGCTAAAAGTACGGTCAAAGCAGGGTCGATTACACAGTTAGTTGCGATGGGATTTATTTTTATTACGATTCATTTACCCAGCTGCCCCCAATTTTACTTTTCAAGCGGAATTTGGACAAATTTTAGGCGGAAGCTTTCGGGTAATGATTGCTAGTTTAGCATCCTATGTGACTAGTCAAAACCTGGATGTAGCCATCTTTCATTATTTACGCAAGAAGCATGGAAATAAGAAGTTATAGCTTCGTAATAATTTATCTACGATGACGAGTCAATTGTTTGATACAACTATTTTTATTGTTGTTGCATTCTGGGGAATCGTACCTGCTCATGTCTTAGGAGGCATGATTATATCACAATATGTTTTTAAACTAATCATTGCTCTTTTTGACACTCCTTTTGCTTATCTCTTAGTGAAATGGGCGCGTTCTCAGAAAAACAAAAAAATAACTGTTGCGGTTTGATTGAATTTTCGTTAAAATTAAATTACTACAAAATTTGAATGGTGTTTGTTCAAAGAGGTTGGGATGGAGAGGTTTTGGATTATGTTTCGAGCAGAACGAAATGGAAGCTTCGCTTAGAAACAGTAACAAATCCACTGAAAATCTAATGACAGTTTTTGAACACCCATAAACAAACTGCTAAATCTAATCGACTTTACTGTTGAAGTAAAGCGGTTCATTAGATGGAAACCAGTTATATGGACAGAATTGCTTTCAATATTTTCTGTCTTTATGACTGGTTTTTTGTTTTATTTTTCATAGTAATTGCAGTGGTAAAGCTATTTCTATGCTTATTATCCTGGCGTAGCTGTGTCAACTTAGCACCAAGTTTGTTGTGAGACCATGTCGTCATGTAGCCAGAATACGCACGGAGAATGAAATCTTTAGGAAACTCATAAAGCTGAGTTTTGTAATATTTTTATAGGGGGAATGGGTAATGAGTAATAATCTAATTGAAATGGATAAACGGCATTTCATCCATCCAACTTCATCAATTCAGCAACAGCAAAAAAATGGGGCAAAGGTCATTATGGAAGAAGGAGACGGCATTTACTTAAAGGACATCACAGGAAAATGGTATTTGGACGCTGTATCGTCGTTATGGAATGTGAATATCGGTCACGGCAGGGAAGAATTAGCGAAGGCTGCTGCGGAACAAATGAAAAAAATGGCGTTTAGTTCAGCTTTTTCCACATTTAGTCATGAACCAGCGATTCGACTTGCGGAGAAAATTGCTTCGCTTACACCAGAAGGGTTAAATGCTGTGTTTTTTACATCGGGAGGTTCAGAATCAAATGATTCAGCTGTAAAACTAGTACGGCATTATTGGAAGATCCAAAACAGATCGGAGCGGCGAAAAATAATCTCGCTTAAGCGAGGTTACCATGGCGTGGCGGCTGCTTCTACAAGCGTGACGGGCATCCCAGAATTTTGGGGGATGGCAGGACATATGATGACTGACTTTATTCATGTAGACACACATTATAACAGTACAACAGACCAAGCGATCGCTTCCTTACGACAAGCAATTGAAGAATCAGGTCCAGAAACAGTGGCAGCATTTTTTGCAGAGCCTATACAAGGAGCAGGTGGCGTATTAATACCACCAGATGACTACTTTCCTAGAATTAGAGCTCTTTGTGATGATTATGGCATATTATTTGTAGCTGATGAAGTCATTACAGGCTTTGGGAGAACGGGCAAGATGTTTGGAATCGAAAATTGGGACGTTATTCCTGATGTTATGACATTTGCTAAAGGTGTAACTAGTGGTTATTTCCCTTTAGGAGGTGTTGTTGTTTCAGAGACCATTCATAACGTGTTCAAAGAAAAGTCTCTTGGAACGCTATTTCACGGATTCACTTATAGTGGACATCCAACGGGCGCAGCTGTTGCCTTGAAAAATATTGAAATCATGGAACAAGGACAACTAGTGGAAAATTCACGGTTAATGGGGAATAGGCTGTTACTTGGTTTGAAAAAGGTCAAAGAGAGCCTTGAGATTGTAGGAGATGTACGGTTTGTAGGCTTACTTGGTGCAGTAGAGCTTGTGGAAGAACCTGTTTCCAACAAACGATTTGCGCAAGACCAACATGTAACACTAAAAGCGATTGAAGCACTACATGAACGTGGGGTTATTTGCCGTGGAGTTACCTATGATAATACGGATATCATCTGTATCGCTCCTCCGCTAATTATAAATCAGGAACAAGTTGACCAACTGGTCGAAGGAGTATATGAAGCTATTTTAAAAGTTCAGCAACAACTTGGGATAAAACGATAGAGAGAGGATAAGTTTTTCATATAATTGAAACCGATTACAAAATGTCTGGAAAGAGTGTAGCGGGTGAGAGCAATGGAATTTAGGAATTACGGTTATCGTCCATTTTTTGTTTCTTTTTCTGTTCTCATTTATGTTAACCGAAAAATAAAACGTATCAGATTATAATATGGCTAGTACGTATATGGTTCTCACCCTTTTAAGTAATGCAATAGGCATGGGATATATGGAAAATAGATTATTTGTATGGTATGAGGCAACAATGGCTAGGTTCTATGTTATTTTATCCCGCATATAAGGTGCTGTAAGACTCCCACTTAGAGGAGTTGGATAATCTGTACTGCAACAAGTCAAACTGGGAGATAACTGCATCTAACATGTCCTATTTCGTAAGAGCCTTTAGGTTATACCATTACAGTACTAACAATCAGTGGGGATGATAAAAACCCCACTGATCGAAGAGTCACTTTATAGCCGCATTTCAGTCATTTATGCCCCCCTGATTGCACTTATACTGGCACTGTATATTTCTCCATTAGTCGAGCTTTGGGAACTGGAACGGGTAATACTTGTTTCAGGGGCGCATGCATCTGGAATATTCGAATTATTCAGTAAGATATTATCTAGTGGTTGCTGGTTATACGTTTATACGTGAGGGAATTTTGGTAGTGGTTACTTGGCGAGTGTTAGGACATCCATTTACCATACATCCTGTATTCGTTGCTATTTTATCATCATTGTAAGTTTAGTTACAAAAAAAGATTTGTTTAATACAGAAAACATAAGCTAGTTCCGTAGTTTTTATAAATGGTAAATGATAAAGTCGCATGATTTAAAGGACAAAAGAAAATGTTACTTTAGAGATCATGTAGATAAAGAGGGAGTGAGGAGTCGAAACGATGAGTGATTCAGATAAGCTATTAAAGGTACTTGGAAACAAAGATGTGCTGGCACTTGCCTTTGGTGCCATGATTGGCTGGGGATGGGTCGTTACATCTGGCTTATGGATAACAGAAGCGGGTTCCTTAGGAGCGATTTTAGCATTTGCAATTGGTGGTTTACTTGTTGTATTTGTAGGGTTAACCTATGCGGAATTATCTTCTGCTCTTCCATTAGCTGGTGGAGAGCAAGTGTATACATTTAAAGCGATGGGAAGAGTAGCTTCGTTTATTGCTACATGGGCGATTATTCTTGGCTATGTGTCTGTAGTAGCATTTGAAGCAGTTGCGTTACCAACCGTGTTTGAGTATATCGTGCCTAACTATAGTCAAGGTTATTTATATACGATAGCAGGTTGGGATGTTACTATAACCTGGGCAGGAGTTGGAATGATTGGCTCCTTACTGGTTGCTTGGATTAATTATCGTGGGATTAAGCTTACATCTGTTATTACGGTTATTTTAACGACATTTATCATTATAGCAGGCTTGATGCTGATCACGGGGAGTACTTTTGGAGGAAATATGGATAATATGCAGCCGCTAGTTAATGCAGGTGCAACTGGTGTATTTACAGTCATTATTATGACACCATTTATGTTTGTTGGTTTTGACGTTATCCCACAAGCTGCAGAGGAAATCAATTTGCCACAACGTAAGATCGGTCAACTGCTTATTCTTTCAGTCGTTTTAGCAGTTATCTGGTATATTGCCATTATTTATGGAGTATCTCGTATATTAAATCCAACAGAACTTAGCGAGTCTAATCTAGTGACAGCTGACGCAATGGCAAAAGCGTTCGGAGATAGTAAGTTGATGGGGAATGTGCTGGTGCTTGGAGGAATTGGGGGTATTCTAACGAGCTGGATTGGCTTCTATGTTGGTGGGAGTCGGGCTATTTATGCGTTGGCGAATGCTGGAATGCTTCCAAAATTTTTAGGAGAATTACATCCAAAATATAAAACGCCTCACCGGGCAATTGTGTTAATTGTACTGCTTTCAACGGCGGCACCTTTACTTGGAAGACCAGCGCTTGTATGGTTAGTCAATGCAGGTGGCTTAGGGCTTGTTGTTGCTTGGTTAATGGTTGCCATTTCGTTCATTTTGCTGCGGAAAACAGCACCGCATATGAATCGTCCTTTTAAGCTGCCTGGTGGGACATTAATTGGCTGGCTAGCTGTACTTATGGCTGTCGGTGTAGTGATTTTGTATATGCCGGGCATGCCATCATCATTGGCCTGGCCTTATGAGTGGCTTATCATTGGAGCTTGGATCATCTTAGGGGTTATTTTGTATCATTATTCAATGGCTAAATATGGGAAGGAATACGCAAGTGAATATATGAAAAAAGAGTTAGATCGAATCGCTTAGTTCCACTTTACCCAATATGTAAGTAGATGCAATCTCCTCACTTCGAGAAGCCTACATCTAAATTCCCGATTCGTTCCAGGTTCATTAGGTTATACCCTTGCAGTACTAACAATCGGTGGGGGATAAAAGAAAGCCTGTTCATTGATGGTTCACTTTATCAAAGCTGTCATATCATTTACTTTTGATACATCTTTACTGCATACGCTTCTTAAAATGGATTTTAATAGAACGTGATAAATTTAGGTAACCAAAACATAATAATTTTGTTATAATAGGTTATATTCAGAATTTATAGACGAAACGAACTAGATGATACCAACTACAGGGGGTTACCAGACATGCGAATTATAAAGCCAGAATCACTTCATTTACAAGCTTATGCTATTTTGAAAGGAGAAATATTAGAAGGGGAATATAGACCAGGAGAGCGAATAGTGGAGGCTAAAATTGCTAATAAACTAGGAATAAGCAGAGGACCAGTAAGAGAGGCTATTCGCATGCTTATTCAAGATGGGTTATTAACGTATAATGATGGATATGTAAGGGTTTACCAGCCTACGCTTGAGGATGTGGTCGACATTTTTCAATGCCGAGAAAGCCTTGAGGCATTAGCTGTCAGTCTTGCTATTGAACAAATAACGGATAATGAAAAAAAGCAATTAGCAAATAATTTGGAATTGACGTATCATGCTTATCAACAAAAGAAATCAATAGAATTGAGTAAATTAGACCAAGAATTTCATGATATCATCATTCAAGCCTCTAGAAATAAGCAATTAATAGAATTGCTGGATGTGATAAGAACAAAAATTCACTATATGCGAATAACGATGGTACAAGGAGAATTTTATCCTTCTTTTGTAAGTGAACATGAAAAGTTGATCCAGTTTTTAGTTGATGGTAAGGAAACAAAAGCAACTACTTTGATGAAAACGCATATTCAAAAAGGTTTAGAAGGTGTATTAATGCATATTGGGAATGTCCAGTCCA
This genomic interval from Virgibacillus pantothenticus contains the following:
- a CDS encoding ECF transporter S component, with the translated sequence MNNWRLKEIIVMSVLSVVFGIVYLAFLPIGKLLASFMGPIGYDFIFGIWFIVSIIAAYILRKPGAAFLSETIAATVEMLLGNAMGPIIIVTGIIQGLGAETAFAATRYKRYSLWVLMLAGVGAAILSFIWGYFRSGYAALSTPYVISMLVARMLSGAIISGMLGKAISDSLAKTGVLSSFALGKQMHKERSVS
- the yidC gene encoding membrane protein insertase YidC, whose product is MHDHFIFTFLKKYGVVSLTLLVLLTGCQADGGMMGFQNPFPPMIKYVAGLFGDDYGLSIVLITVLIRLLLMPLAFKQIKNGAKMKAKMNQMKPDMDALKQKYKNKQDAASKAEMQQEMMQLYKKHQFNPLSSMGCLPMLLQFPVVIAFYHAIRSSQEIASHSFLWFDLGQVDMILPFVAAAVYFLQSRVSLIGIEEKQKKQMAIMGLISPIMIGFISFSTPAALPLYWAVSGTVLVSQTLLAKKLYYREDTKAEKTMSKQVETSSS
- a CDS encoding aspartate aminotransferase family protein, which gives rise to MSNNLIEMDKRHFIHPTSSIQQQQKNGAKVIMEEGDGIYLKDITGKWYLDAVSSLWNVNIGHGREELAKAAAEQMKKMAFSSAFSTFSHEPAIRLAEKIASLTPEGLNAVFFTSGGSESNDSAVKLVRHYWKIQNRSERRKIISLKRGYHGVAAASTSVTGIPEFWGMAGHMMTDFIHVDTHYNSTTDQAIASLRQAIEESGPETVAAFFAEPIQGAGGVLIPPDDYFPRIRALCDDYGILFVADEVITGFGRTGKMFGIENWDVIPDVMTFAKGVTSGYFPLGGVVVSETIHNVFKEKSLGTLFHGFTYSGHPTGAAVALKNIEIMEQGQLVENSRLMGNRLLLGLKKVKESLEIVGDVRFVGLLGAVELVEEPVSNKRFAQDQHVTLKAIEALHERGVICRGVTYDNTDIICIAPPLIINQEQVDQLVEGVYEAILKVQQQLGIKR
- a CDS encoding ABC transporter ATP-binding protein; its protein translation is MIQVNELSLWFEGHEQAVISKLSFHLNAGETMLLLGPSGSGKSTLTCCLNGIYPRELDGKTEGKVRIFDKNVQATKPGEISKHVGVVFQDPESQFCMLTVEDEIAFGLENINTPREKIAAKIDEALQLVHLTEHREATIHSLSGGQKQKLALSCVLALEPDFVILDEPTANLDPLAKQEFIQTMKTIQQEKKIGLIVIEHQLEGWVSFIQRACILSRQGQCIFDGSLTKAITKHAPLLQSQGIALPPITELVLNAAANKQATFTSIPLTYDDFSAHVSYLDQQYLDKPPARNQNTKAALEAHHLNLTKNKRQILQHITCTLERPSFIAITGANGSGKTTLTRLLAGIETPSTGEIYVNHRLLKHWKQKELRQQIGYVFQNPEHQFITDSVFEEIAYTLRLRTYPETTIKEKVFHTLESCQLQGMEHRHPYTLSQGQKRRLSVATMIVDEQNILFLDEPTFGQDAASTRELMRLLEERYKNGTTIIMVTHDMDIVDQYADRVIVLENGQIVIDETPEQLWERPCLNKWHLDYPTRIKLKRHLEGYHVYIAK
- a CDS encoding YkoF family thiamine/hydroxymethylpyrimidine-binding protein, with amino-acid sequence MKDQTIICSQSKIAGCDFALYPMTDQFVHVIMKALEEVDTSKVWVKTTDVGTCVRGKIVHVFDVTKALFLHAAQTGHHVVFSGTYSIGCPGDSAGDVFLAEDDIRLNEAQSSKIQQNIAGKFSLYPLGGGDYMDMIYSQIEAMKQEGIHVSSIHYATRLDGEGKDVFNGLEQVFTNMEKSDSSHTVMTVTISANSPSKKDVDNNE
- a CDS encoding GntR family transcriptional regulator; amino-acid sequence: MRIIKPESLHLQAYAILKGEILEGEYRPGERIVEAKIANKLGISRGPVREAIRMLIQDGLLTYNDGYVRVYQPTLEDVVDIFQCRESLEALAVSLAIEQITDNEKKQLANNLELTYHAYQQKKSIELSKLDQEFHDIIIQASRNKQLIELLDVIRTKIHYMRITMVQGEFYPSFVSEHEKLIQFLVDGKETKATTLMKTHIQKGLEGVLMHIGNVQSR
- a CDS encoding APC family permease, with protein sequence MSDSDKLLKVLGNKDVLALAFGAMIGWGWVVTSGLWITEAGSLGAILAFAIGGLLVVFVGLTYAELSSALPLAGGEQVYTFKAMGRVASFIATWAIILGYVSVVAFEAVALPTVFEYIVPNYSQGYLYTIAGWDVTITWAGVGMIGSLLVAWINYRGIKLTSVITVILTTFIIIAGLMLITGSTFGGNMDNMQPLVNAGATGVFTVIIMTPFMFVGFDVIPQAAEEINLPQRKIGQLLILSVVLAVIWYIAIIYGVSRILNPTELSESNLVTADAMAKAFGDSKLMGNVLVLGGIGGILTSWIGFYVGGSRAIYALANAGMLPKFLGELHPKYKTPHRAIVLIVLLSTAAPLLGRPALVWLVNAGGLGLVVAWLMVAISFILLRKTAPHMNRPFKLPGGTLIGWLAVLMAVGVVILYMPGMPSSLAWPYEWLIIGAWIILGVILYHYSMAKYGKEYASEYMKKELDRIA
- a CDS encoding energy-coupling factor transporter transmembrane component T family protein, translated to MSTLLNNINPSIKAITVVISVCLLTFVFDPFTPLVYCILTILLTFLFGKVAWKMYLLYFLVICLLSIGMLWTSVAFADEPNNPQLTMQFLFWELPKENVTVALSLTLRMLAFAALSFMFIFTTNMVHFILSLMQQCKLPPKLAYGILAGYRFLPLMRDELQQIRAAHQVRGVNRVSGLKETIQQYKRYAIPLLSGAIRKAERTAIAMESKGFSGEKNRAFYRQFQVTFIDWLFLGGMIVLLAATVAISIKLGYFSWYKGQF